Proteins encoded within one genomic window of Sphingobacterium sp. lm-10:
- a CDS encoding DUF5683 domain-containing protein, with protein sequence MRYLGALLLTFLCWGSLQAQDRDSIIRTADSMINTVLADSVKANIEKKESRAERRVRTREEKERDKYYFKGILKDSARLEIERISRVAWRRSLFVPGWGQYTNGGLWWIKVPVIYGGFVAGYLTFDYWNYFYREYQTELQFRFNNNGEPSDGPLGNPNFNDQSLIRQRDFARRNRDITVLVTLGWYGLNVVEAYVNSMLSNRWNISDDLSFRVTPTVIPTYPSGMAANSRLGVSSLFTPGLKLTLNLN encoded by the coding sequence ATGCGGTACCTAGGCGCTTTATTGCTCACTTTTTTGTGCTGGGGAAGCTTGCAAGCGCAAGATCGGGACAGTATTATCCGCACAGCGGATAGCATGATTAATACCGTGCTAGCTGATTCTGTCAAAGCAAACATTGAGAAGAAAGAAAGTCGTGCAGAGCGACGTGTGCGTACCAGAGAAGAAAAAGAACGAGATAAGTATTATTTCAAAGGGATTTTGAAAGATTCGGCTCGATTAGAGATTGAGCGTATCTCACGCGTGGCCTGGAGGCGATCCTTGTTTGTGCCTGGTTGGGGGCAGTACACCAATGGCGGCTTGTGGTGGATCAAAGTGCCTGTTATTTATGGAGGCTTTGTCGCCGGATACCTCACCTTTGATTATTGGAATTACTTCTATCGAGAATACCAGACCGAGTTGCAGTTTAGATTCAATAATAATGGCGAACCATCCGACGGACCGTTAGGAAATCCGAATTTCAATGACCAATCATTGATTAGACAACGGGACTTTGCGCGACGCAACCGGGATATTACGGTCTTAGTTACATTAGGGTGGTATGGGTTGAATGTCGTGGAAGCGTATGTAAATTCTATGCTGAGTAATCGTTGGAATATCAGCGATGATCTTTCTTTTAGAGTAACCCCGACGGTGATACCTACTTATCCGAGTGGCATGGCTGCCAATTCGCGTTTAGGCGTATCATCCCTATTTACACCCGGATTAAAGTTAACGCTAAACTTGAATTAA
- a CDS encoding ParB/RepB/Spo0J family partition protein, producing MAAQQRKIGLGRGLGALLQDEDINRGQSTAKASADAATKQPDSKPVGGINFIEVHQVSVNPFQPRTEFDEVALQELSDSIKLQGLIQPITVRQVSKDAYQLISGERRLRASKSAGITAIPAYVRTANDQQMLEMALIENIQRENLNAIEVALSFQRMIEECNLKPDELGDRVSKNRSTVTNYLRLLKLPPAIQAAIRDGQLSMGHARALINIGEEEKQMFVFQQIVEQGLSVRKTEELVRAIQQAKDDKKSTAESTKKALNFQYQKIEDDLASRFATRVKLNLKSNKGKGAIEIPFDSEDDLGRILELLDW from the coding sequence ATGGCAGCACAACAGCGAAAAATAGGTTTGGGTAGGGGTTTAGGTGCTTTGCTTCAGGACGAAGATATCAACAGAGGACAATCTACCGCAAAGGCGAGCGCAGATGCCGCTACTAAGCAGCCAGATTCGAAGCCCGTCGGTGGCATTAATTTCATAGAAGTACATCAGGTATCGGTCAATCCTTTTCAGCCGCGTACAGAATTTGACGAGGTCGCATTACAAGAGCTTTCAGATTCTATCAAGTTGCAAGGGCTTATCCAACCAATTACGGTACGGCAGGTTAGTAAAGACGCTTATCAGCTGATCAGTGGAGAGCGTCGCTTGCGCGCCTCTAAGTCGGCTGGCATCACGGCTATACCAGCTTACGTGCGTACGGCCAACGACCAGCAGATGCTGGAGATGGCGTTGATCGAGAATATACAACGTGAAAATTTGAATGCTATTGAAGTGGCATTAAGTTTTCAGCGAATGATCGAAGAATGTAACCTGAAGCCCGATGAGTTGGGTGACCGGGTGTCTAAAAATAGAAGTACTGTCACCAATTATCTGCGTCTACTGAAACTACCTCCGGCTATACAGGCCGCAATAAGAGATGGTCAACTCTCGATGGGGCACGCACGTGCTTTGATTAACATCGGAGAGGAAGAAAAGCAGATGTTTGTGTTTCAGCAGATCGTAGAGCAGGGGTTGTCTGTCCGAAAAACGGAAGAATTAGTTCGTGCGATACAACAAGCAAAAGACGATAAGAAATCAACTGCAGAAAGCACGAAAAAAGCCCTCAATTTTCAATATCAGAAGATAGAAGATGATTTGGCTTCTCGCTTTGCCACACGCGTAAAGTTGAATCTAAAAAGTAATAAAGGAAAGGGAGCTATTGAAATTCCATTTGATTCTGAAGATGATTTGGGGCGTATTTTGGAGTTGCTTGACTGGTAG
- a CDS encoding AAA family ATPase yields the protein MGKIIAIANQKGGVGKTTTAINLAASLAVLEYKTLLIDADPQANSTSGIGFDPREIKTSVYECLVNDLAPHDAIRQTETPHLDLLPAHIDLVGAEIEMINLNEREYRMKNVLDQIKGDYDFIIIDCSPSLGLITINALTASDSVIIPVQCEYFALEGLGKLLNTIKIVQNRLNTELEIEGILLTMYDVRLRLSNQVVEEVRTHFTDLVFDTIIQRNTRLSEAPSYGISVIMHDASCKGAINYLNLAREILQKNGLLSIENKESATV from the coding sequence ATGGGAAAAATCATTGCCATTGCAAATCAAAAAGGGGGCGTTGGGAAAACAACGACCGCCATTAATCTTGCCGCCAGTCTGGCAGTATTGGAATATAAAACCCTGCTAATCGATGCCGATCCGCAGGCAAATTCCACATCGGGCATAGGCTTTGATCCGCGTGAGATAAAGACAAGTGTTTATGAGTGTTTGGTGAATGATTTAGCTCCTCATGATGCCATTAGACAAACAGAGACACCACATCTGGATCTTCTTCCGGCACATATTGATCTGGTAGGAGCGGAGATTGAGATGATCAATCTCAACGAACGGGAGTACCGGATGAAAAATGTACTTGATCAGATCAAAGGCGATTATGACTTCATCATCATCGACTGCTCTCCTTCTCTAGGTTTGATTACCATCAACGCTCTTACGGCTTCCGATTCTGTAATCATCCCGGTGCAATGTGAGTATTTCGCTTTGGAAGGATTGGGGAAATTGCTTAATACCATCAAAATCGTTCAAAACAGGCTAAATACCGAGTTAGAAATCGAGGGTATCCTGCTTACCATGTACGATGTACGACTTCGCTTATCTAACCAGGTGGTGGAAGAGGTGCGTACACACTTTACCGATTTGGTGTTTGATACCATTATTCAGCGCAATACCCGATTGAGCGAGGCTCCAAGTTATGGCATATCGGTCATTATGCACGATGCTTCTTGCAAAGGGGCTATCAATTACCTGAATTTGGCACGGGAGATTTTACAGAAAAACGGTCTTCTGTCTATAGAAAACAAAGAGTCAGCTACAGTATAG
- a CDS encoding NAD(P)H-dependent oxidoreductase codes for MDLIIVGTNRPKNNSTRVAQYYQQELSRKGQDWNILSLDSLPSDIIVSDLYGRRSDAFAPIQQSVSEARRFIFIIPEYNGSYPGILKVFMDACAYPASFYHKKAALVGISTGKYGNVRGIDHFTGVCHYMRMHVMALKIHLPHIQNELNEQDQFSDPLTEKYVQEQLADIERL; via the coding sequence ATGGATTTAATCATCGTAGGAACTAATCGTCCAAAAAATAATTCGACTCGTGTCGCCCAATACTATCAGCAGGAATTGAGTAGAAAGGGGCAGGATTGGAACATTCTTTCGCTAGACAGCTTACCTAGCGACATTATCGTCTCTGATCTTTACGGCCGTCGTAGTGATGCTTTTGCTCCCATTCAGCAAAGTGTTTCTGAAGCAAGGCGTTTTATATTTATCATCCCAGAGTATAATGGTAGTTATCCGGGCATACTGAAAGTTTTTATGGATGCTTGCGCTTATCCGGCTTCATTCTACCATAAAAAAGCAGCTTTGGTTGGTATATCGACTGGAAAGTATGGCAATGTGCGGGGTATAGATCATTTTACGGGCGTGTGCCATTACATGCGTATGCATGTGATGGCGCTGAAAATTCATCTTCCCCACATACAGAATGAACTGAATGAGCAGGATCAATTTTCAGATCCACTCACCGAAAAATATGTTCAGGAGCAATTGGCCGACATCGAACGCCTATAA
- a CDS encoding UDP-2,3-diacylglucosamine diphosphatase translates to MRRAVDIAVISDVHLGTHGCRADELLQYLHSIKPNYLVLNGDIIDIWQFKKSYFPESHFRVLKCLLDMAYAGCQVVYITGNHDEMLRKFGSMHFGKIQFANKLLLDVGGKKTWIFHGDVFDASIQHSKWIAKLGGWGYDRLIQLNTLINTILVRMGREKYSLSKRIKNSVKKAVKFISDFEKTASELAIENHYDYVICGHIHHPTIQQVETKKGSCVYMNSGDWIENLSALEYKNNAWSIFLYEENSHLLNQQVFDEYKFKHSIEDLLTSIIKGDL, encoded by the coding sequence ATGAGAAGAGCCGTAGACATTGCAGTTATATCCGACGTTCACTTAGGTACCCATGGTTGCAGAGCAGATGAGCTGCTTCAATACCTTCACTCGATTAAACCAAATTATTTGGTGCTCAATGGAGATATCATTGATATTTGGCAATTCAAGAAAAGCTATTTTCCGGAATCCCATTTTCGCGTGCTAAAATGCCTGCTAGATATGGCGTACGCAGGCTGTCAAGTCGTGTATATCACCGGTAACCATGATGAAATGCTTCGGAAATTTGGTTCCATGCATTTTGGCAAAATTCAGTTTGCCAACAAACTGCTATTAGATGTTGGAGGAAAGAAAACATGGATATTTCACGGAGATGTGTTCGACGCCTCTATACAGCACTCCAAATGGATCGCTAAGCTCGGTGGGTGGGGCTACGATCGACTTATCCAGCTGAACACTCTGATCAATACTATCCTAGTAAGGATGGGTAGGGAAAAATATTCACTTTCCAAGCGTATTAAAAACTCCGTCAAGAAAGCCGTCAAGTTTATCTCCGACTTTGAAAAAACTGCTTCGGAGCTTGCCATTGAAAATCACTACGATTATGTGATATGTGGCCATATTCACCATCCGACTATACAGCAAGTGGAAACCAAAAAAGGATCTTGCGTGTACATGAATTCGGGTGACTGGATCGAAAATCTATCTGCCCTAGAATATAAAAATAATGCCTGGAGCATCTTTTTGTATGAAGAAAACAGTCACTTGCTCAATCAGCAAGTGTTTGATGAGTACAAATTCAAGCATTCGATCGAAGATCTGCTAACCAGTATTATCAAAGGAGATTTATAG
- a CDS encoding 3'-5' exonuclease has protein sequence MLSFTAIDFELATADYNSICAVGVVRVDNGVITEEFFSLVKPPNNKYMWQTTRVHGIKPKDTAESPTFDVLYKDLAPLLKGRDMIAHNEKFDRSVLKQTMKHYGLRYEELDISDQWLCTSVLYQQLGFARTKLNVCCKIMGIPLQHHDPLSDARATAMLYLQREEAPEKWERSLIDSL, from the coding sequence ATGTTAAGTTTTACAGCGATCGATTTTGAATTGGCGACTGCGGATTACAATAGTATTTGTGCTGTAGGTGTCGTACGCGTTGATAATGGAGTGATTACCGAGGAATTTTTTAGTTTAGTGAAGCCACCTAATAATAAATATATGTGGCAGACCACACGCGTACATGGAATCAAACCCAAAGACACGGCAGAATCGCCTACATTTGATGTGCTGTATAAAGATTTGGCACCGCTGCTAAAAGGTCGCGACATGATTGCACATAACGAGAAATTTGATCGGTCTGTACTCAAGCAGACCATGAAACATTATGGCTTGCGCTACGAAGAGCTGGATATTAGTGATCAATGGCTTTGTACAAGTGTGCTGTACCAGCAGCTGGGATTTGCCCGTACTAAACTAAACGTATGTTGTAAGATTATGGGGATTCCATTACAGCATCATGATCCCTTGTCGGATGCACGTGCTACTGCGATGTTATACCTACAGCGAGAAGAGGCTCCCGAAAAATGGGAACGCAGCCTGATAGATTCTTTATAA
- a CDS encoding TonB-dependent receptor yields MEKFFYIVLLTLLSFNIYAQTTGKLTGTINTKTGATTATVRIEGTTLATTTDEGGHFVLANVPTGNRRILVDAIGYVPFRQSVSVLATNTPPLQITLEADRLNLNEVVVSATRYDVNRKQSPVIVNVIGSKLINATQSVAMSETLNYQPGVRLEVNCQNCGFTQVRMNGLDGAYSQILMNSRPIFSALNGVYGLDQIPTSMIERIEVVRGGGSALYGSNAIAGTINVITKDPVINSWEVANNTGLIDGRSLDNNLSFNTSVVSEDLTHGATFYGAKRSRQAYDADGDGFTEITELESTAFGSKAFFKFSELNKLTIDFSAIKEFRRGGDRLHLAPHFTDITEQLDHNTFMGGLTFDQYSKDYRTKYSAYASAQRTVRKSYYGGLGGERTAADSLRAANAYGTTKDFAFVGGGQLAHTLKNEDVFTTGIEYNHSQVDDEIPGYNRAIEQKVNSTGIYAQYEWKPTDRFKALLGGRFDHVNVSGSYFLGDINRASDVSVSAFSPRITLLYDIDEVFQLRGGYARGFRAPQAFDEDMHVSSVGGDQQFILMGEDLRTEFSNSYTASINFTKAIASTQANILVEGFFTDIRNPFTYVSQGVIGDNIRLQQMVNGAGLYVAGTNVEVGIAPSDRLTFQFGGTIQTNRYREDQELFKGEDKVDGDPAVFTRNLVRTPNSYGYLNTNWRVTEDFGVDVTGVYTGSMIVPHVVRESGFLDLVQSREFMEINLRLSRMIHVNNSFSLELSGGVQNIFNSYQNDFDRGAHRDSDYIYGPARPRTYFVGVKIGNFTH; encoded by the coding sequence ATGGAAAAATTTTTCTATATCGTCCTTCTGACTTTATTATCATTTAATATATATGCGCAAACTACGGGCAAGCTAACCGGCACGATCAACACAAAAACAGGCGCAACGACTGCTACTGTCCGCATCGAAGGAACGACATTGGCGACTACCACAGATGAGGGCGGCCACTTTGTATTAGCAAATGTACCGACAGGAAACCGTCGCATATTAGTCGATGCTATCGGTTATGTCCCTTTTCGGCAATCTGTATCAGTTCTTGCCACCAATACTCCACCACTTCAGATAACACTTGAAGCAGACCGACTTAATCTCAATGAAGTAGTGGTGAGTGCTACCCGGTACGATGTAAACCGGAAACAATCTCCGGTAATCGTTAATGTAATTGGCTCCAAGCTGATCAATGCGACACAAAGCGTGGCGATGTCGGAGACCCTAAACTACCAACCAGGCGTACGCCTGGAAGTGAATTGCCAAAACTGTGGATTCACTCAAGTAAGAATGAATGGACTGGATGGTGCTTACTCACAAATCTTAATGAATAGCCGCCCTATATTTAGCGCATTGAATGGCGTGTACGGGCTGGATCAAATTCCTACTAGTATGATCGAACGGATCGAAGTGGTGCGGGGTGGTGGATCGGCACTATATGGCTCTAATGCTATTGCGGGCACCATCAATGTTATCACCAAAGATCCAGTGATCAACAGTTGGGAAGTAGCCAATAATACCGGATTAATCGATGGAAGAAGCCTAGACAACAACTTAAGTTTCAATACCTCCGTGGTGAGCGAGGACCTGACACACGGGGCAACATTTTACGGCGCTAAAAGAAGCCGACAAGCGTATGATGCTGACGGGGATGGCTTTACAGAGATTACTGAATTAGAAAGCACTGCTTTCGGTTCAAAGGCATTCTTCAAGTTCTCCGAATTAAATAAGCTTACGATAGATTTTAGTGCGATCAAAGAGTTCCGCCGTGGCGGTGACCGATTACATTTGGCGCCACATTTCACAGATATTACCGAGCAGCTAGATCATAATACCTTTATGGGCGGATTGACCTTTGATCAATATAGTAAGGATTACCGCACAAAATATAGCGCGTATGCGTCTGCTCAACGCACAGTAAGAAAAAGCTACTATGGTGGCTTGGGTGGGGAGCGTACGGCAGCTGACAGTCTGCGGGCTGCCAATGCCTATGGCACAACCAAGGATTTTGCCTTTGTTGGAGGCGGACAGCTCGCGCATACCCTGAAGAATGAAGATGTATTTACCACGGGTATTGAATACAATCACAGTCAAGTAGACGACGAAATCCCAGGATATAACCGAGCAATTGAACAAAAGGTAAACAGCACCGGTATTTACGCGCAATACGAGTGGAAACCTACCGATCGCTTCAAGGCTTTGCTTGGCGGGCGTTTTGACCATGTGAACGTGTCTGGAAGTTATTTCTTAGGAGATATAAACCGAGCTTCCGACGTATCGGTGTCCGCATTTAGTCCGCGTATTACCTTATTGTACGACATTGATGAGGTTTTTCAACTTCGCGGCGGATATGCTCGTGGATTCCGCGCACCTCAGGCTTTTGACGAAGACATGCATGTATCTTCTGTTGGTGGCGATCAGCAGTTTATATTGATGGGAGAAGATTTGCGCACAGAGTTTTCCAACTCTTACACCGCGTCTATTAACTTCACCAAAGCCATTGCATCTACCCAAGCCAACATTTTGGTAGAAGGTTTCTTTACGGATATCAGAAATCCATTCACATACGTTTCTCAGGGTGTGATAGGCGACAATATACGCTTACAACAAATGGTAAACGGAGCAGGGCTTTATGTAGCTGGAACAAACGTAGAAGTGGGTATCGCACCATCTGATCGTCTGACTTTTCAATTTGGCGGCACAATCCAAACGAACCGCTATCGCGAAGATCAGGAATTGTTTAAGGGAGAAGACAAAGTTGACGGCGACCCAGCTGTATTTACACGCAACTTAGTGCGTACGCCAAATAGCTATGGTTACTTAAACACCAACTGGCGCGTAACGGAGGATTTTGGCGTAGATGTGACCGGTGTATATACCGGATCTATGATTGTTCCTCACGTAGTGCGAGAATCCGGATTTCTGGATTTGGTACAGTCTAGAGAGTTTATGGAGATAAACCTACGTTTATCTCGCATGATTCATGTAAACAACAGTTTTTCCCTAGAACTAAGTGGTGGCGTACAGAATATTTTTAACAGCTATCAGAATGATTTTGATAGAGGGGCGCATCGTGATTCGGATTATATTTATGGACCAGCCAGACCACGCACCTATTTTGTGGGTGTGAAGATTGGCAATTTCACACACTAA
- a CDS encoding thioredoxin family protein, with translation MKTRFYCWIFLFCSFLPAPYTMAQEGLKIHWLSFEELADSLAKEPKKTLIFFQADWCVYCKKMEREVFTNPAVITRINQYYYAVQLDVETTDSIFFDGQLFTNKSVKKRRGQYHDLAVLLGARNEQLVLPTTLILDKNFFLEQRHFEYLHSKKLLQLLKP, from the coding sequence ATGAAGACACGATTCTATTGCTGGATCTTCCTGTTTTGTTCATTTCTTCCTGCGCCGTACACCATGGCGCAGGAAGGATTGAAAATACACTGGCTATCGTTCGAAGAACTAGCAGATTCTCTGGCAAAGGAGCCTAAAAAAACATTGATTTTTTTTCAAGCAGACTGGTGTGTTTATTGTAAAAAGATGGAACGAGAGGTCTTTACAAATCCAGCTGTAATCACTCGAATCAATCAATATTATTATGCGGTTCAGCTGGATGTAGAAACAACAGATAGCATTTTCTTTGACGGGCAGCTGTTCACCAATAAATCCGTAAAAAAAAGAAGGGGCCAATACCACGATCTGGCCGTGTTGCTGGGCGCCAGGAATGAACAACTGGTGCTACCAACAACCCTCATTCTGGACAAAAACTTCTTTTTAGAACAAAGGCACTTTGAGTATTTACACAGCAAAAAGTTGCTCCAGTTGCTGAAACCATAA
- the rlmD gene encoding 23S rRNA (uracil(1939)-C(5))-methyltransferase RlmD yields MGKRIPQDKKFVSDIEIIDIAEEGRGVAKQDELVMFIEKAIPGDIVDVELLRKKKNLVEGKVTAVKTPSPHRVEPFCPHFGVCGGCKWQHMNYEAQLHFKEKYVSNVLSRIGKVDTSSMETILGSQETAYYRNKLEYTFSNKRWLTNKDEQVDEQDMNALGFHVPGRFDKILDIDHCFLQADPSNDIRNSIRAYAVDHGISFYDLRAHQGALRNVIIRTASTGEVMVIVVFAYPTQEQIDQLMEFISVKFPTLASLLYIVNQKGNDTIFDQEIMLYRGRDFIYEEMEGLKFKVGPKSFYQTNSAQAYELYKITRDFADLTGKETVYDLYTGAGTIANFVARNAHQVIGIEYVPSAIEDAKINSQLNDINNTKFYAGDMKDVLTIPFVNEHGKPDIIITDPPRAGMHTDVIKCLLDVEAAKIVYVSCNAATQARDIELLSGKYQVERIKPVDMFPHTQHVENVVLLIRK; encoded by the coding sequence ATGGGAAAGAGAATACCTCAGGACAAGAAATTTGTCTCTGATATAGAGATAATTGACATCGCCGAAGAAGGAAGAGGCGTGGCGAAACAAGACGAACTGGTAATGTTTATTGAGAAGGCAATACCAGGTGATATCGTTGACGTAGAACTGCTTCGCAAGAAAAAGAATTTAGTAGAGGGAAAAGTTACTGCTGTAAAGACGCCGTCTCCACATCGGGTAGAGCCTTTCTGTCCACACTTTGGCGTGTGTGGTGGTTGCAAGTGGCAGCACATGAATTACGAAGCACAGTTGCACTTCAAGGAGAAATATGTAAGTAATGTGCTGAGCCGTATTGGCAAAGTGGATACTTCTTCGATGGAAACCATATTGGGCTCTCAAGAGACTGCCTACTACCGCAACAAGTTAGAATATACTTTTTCCAACAAACGTTGGCTGACAAATAAAGATGAGCAGGTCGATGAGCAGGATATGAATGCATTGGGCTTTCACGTACCTGGCCGTTTCGACAAGATTTTGGATATAGACCATTGTTTCTTACAAGCCGATCCTTCCAATGATATCAGAAATAGCATTCGTGCTTATGCCGTAGACCACGGAATTTCTTTTTACGATCTACGGGCGCATCAAGGGGCACTTCGAAACGTCATTATTCGCACGGCTTCTACCGGTGAAGTAATGGTAATTGTTGTATTCGCTTATCCGACACAAGAGCAGATCGATCAGTTGATGGAATTTATATCTGTTAAGTTCCCAACACTTGCATCGCTCCTGTACATCGTAAACCAGAAAGGTAATGACACGATCTTTGATCAAGAGATTATGCTTTATCGCGGTCGCGATTTCATTTACGAAGAGATGGAAGGGCTGAAATTTAAGGTAGGGCCAAAATCATTCTACCAGACCAATTCAGCACAAGCTTATGAATTATATAAAATCACGCGTGATTTTGCCGATCTTACTGGCAAAGAGACAGTATATGATTTATATACAGGTGCTGGCACCATCGCCAACTTTGTAGCACGTAATGCACACCAAGTGATTGGCATAGAATATGTACCATCTGCTATCGAGGACGCAAAGATCAACTCGCAACTTAACGATATCAACAACACAAAATTCTACGCTGGTGACATGAAGGATGTGCTGACCATACCATTTGTGAACGAGCACGGTAAGCCAGATATTATCATCACGGATCCGCCGAGAGCAGGCATGCACACGGACGTAATCAAGTGCTTGTTGGATGTAGAAGCAGCAAAAATCGTATATGTAAGTTGTAATGCGGCGACGCAAGCACGTGACATTGAGTTGCTTTCTGGGAAATATCAAGTCGAGCGCATTAAGCCGGTAGACATGTTCCCACACACGCAACACGTAGAAAACGTGGTTCTTTTAATCAGAAAGTAG